Proteins found in one Hirundo rustica isolate bHirRus1 chromosome Z, bHirRus1.pri.v3, whole genome shotgun sequence genomic segment:
- the UBAP1 gene encoding ubiquitin-associated protein 1 isoform X1 produces the protein MASKKLGSDSHGPFSYLDDVPFKIGDKFKTPAKVGLPIGFCLSDSSQLVRDAQYDFTLEKKTIEWAEDIKKIQAAQREAEHKAEEALANSKAVPEDNTKMGFSEGPCPEAMPPPINPILASLQHNNILTPTPANTSSVKQKVLSPPRPKADFNPADFECEEDPFDNLELKTIDDKEELKNILEIHVGTTGPIVAQLLDNTLPKGGSDSVLQDEEVLASIERATLDFKPLHKPNGFITLPQLGNCEKMSLSSKVSLSPITSVSNIKSLSFPKLDCDEGDQKSSKLTSTFHSTTCLRNGTLLGSLQTCAQSKASELNGHHTLGLSALNEDSGRETLSPSSRLSSLAVSTVCTEEESSQSTLTTQVHPDYQETEIPVVTHQNFAVSKVPNSNSCTKWLGSLAAELQQGLSPSERHCVETVVNMGYSPENVLKAMKKKGQNIDQVLDYLFAHGQLCEKGFDPLLVEAALEMHQCSEEKITELLQLMSQFKEMGFEIKDIKEVLLLHNNDQHNALEDLMARAGAS, from the exons ATGGCTTCTAAGAAGTTGGGATCCGACTCGCATG GGCCTTTCAGTTACCTTGATGATGTCCCATTTAAGATAGGAGACAAGTTCAAAACCCCAGCAAAGGTTGGATTACCCATTGGTTTCTGTCTGTCTGATTCTTCTCAGCTTGTTAGAGATGCACAG TATGACTtcacactggaaaagaaaacaattgaGTGGGCTGAAGACATCAAAAAAATTCAGGCTGCCCAAAGAGAAGCTGAACACAAGGCAGAAGAAGCTCTAGCAAACTCAAAAGCAGTGCCAGAGGACAACACCAAGATGGGGTTCTCAGAGGGACCTTGCCCTGAAGCCATGCCTCCTCCTATTAACCCCATCCTTGCTAGCCTGCAGCACAATAATATTCTGACTCCTACCCCGGCCAATACCAGCTCTGTGAAGCAAAAGGTCCTCAGTCCACCTCGACCAAAGGCAGATTTCAACCCAGCTGATTTTGAATGTGAAGAAGACCCGTTTGACAACCTGGAATTAAAAACTATCGATGATaaggaggaattaaaaaatatcctTGAAATTCATGTTGGTACTACTGGGCCAATTGTTGCCCAGCTGTTAGATAATACTTTGCCTAAAGGAGGGTCTGATTCTGTGTTGCAAGATGAGGAAGTTCTGGCATCCATAGAAAGGGCCACGTTGGACTTCAAACCCCTTCACAAACCCAATGGCTTTATCACTTTACCGCAGCTGGGAAACTGTGAAAAGATGTCCTTGTCTTCCAAAGTGTCCCTTTCTCCCATCACTTCAGTGAGCAATATCAAATCCCTGTCATTCCCTAAGCTTGACTGCGATGAGGGTGATCAGAAATCATCAAAGCTTACAAGCACTTTCCACAGCACTACCTGTCTCCGCAATGGCACTTTGCTTGGCTCTTTGCAGACCTGTGCGCAGAGCAAGGCCAGTGAACTGAATGGACACCATACGCTTGGTCTTTCTGCTCTAAATGAGGACAGTGGCAGGGAGACATTATCCCCTTCATCCAGGCTGTCTTCTCTGGCTGTTTCGACTGTTTGTACAGAAGAAGAATCATCTCAAAGCACATTGACTACG CAGGTACACCCAGACTACCAGGAAACAGAAATCCCTGTG GTAACACACCAAAACTTTGCAGTGTCAAAAGTGCCCAATAGCAACAGCTGCACGAAGTGGCTGGGCAGTCtagcagctgagctgcagcagggcctgTCCCCCAGTGAGAGGCACTGTGTGGAGACAGTGGTCAACATGGGCTACTCACCTGAGAACGTCCTGAAAGCCATGAAGAAGAAGGGACAGAACATAGACCAG GTTTTGGATTACCTGTTTGCACATGGACAGCTTTGTGAGAAGGGCTTTGATCCACTTCTTGTTGAAGCAGCTTTGGAAATGCATCAGTGTTCAGAGGAGAAG ATCACAGAACTTCTCCAATTAATGAGTCAATTTAAAGAAATGGGCTTTGAAATAAAAGACATTAAGGAGGTCTTATTATTACACAACAATGACCAACACAATGCTCTGGAAGATCTAATGGCCCGTGCAGGAGCCAGCTGA
- the UBAP1 gene encoding ubiquitin-associated protein 1 isoform X2 produces MASKKLGSDSHGPFSYLDDVPFKIGDKFKTPAKVGLPIGFCLSDSSQLVRDAQYDFTLEKKTIEWAEDIKKIQAAQREAEHKAEEALANSKAVPEDNTKMGFSEGPCPEAMPPPINPILASLQHNNILTPTPANTSSVKQKVLSPPRPKADFNPADFECEEDPFDNLELKTIDDKEELKNILEIHVGTTGPIVAQLLDNTLPKGGSDSVLQDEEVLASIERATLDFKPLHKPNGFITLPQLGNCEKMSLSSKVSLSPITSVSNIKSLSFPKLDCDEGDQKSSKLTSTFHSTTCLRNGTLLGSLQTCAQSKASELNGHHTLGLSALNEDSGRETLSPSSRLSSLAVSTVCTEEESSQSTLTTVHPDYQETEIPVVTHQNFAVSKVPNSNSCTKWLGSLAAELQQGLSPSERHCVETVVNMGYSPENVLKAMKKKGQNIDQVLDYLFAHGQLCEKGFDPLLVEAALEMHQCSEEKITELLQLMSQFKEMGFEIKDIKEVLLLHNNDQHNALEDLMARAGAS; encoded by the exons ATGGCTTCTAAGAAGTTGGGATCCGACTCGCATG GGCCTTTCAGTTACCTTGATGATGTCCCATTTAAGATAGGAGACAAGTTCAAAACCCCAGCAAAGGTTGGATTACCCATTGGTTTCTGTCTGTCTGATTCTTCTCAGCTTGTTAGAGATGCACAG TATGACTtcacactggaaaagaaaacaattgaGTGGGCTGAAGACATCAAAAAAATTCAGGCTGCCCAAAGAGAAGCTGAACACAAGGCAGAAGAAGCTCTAGCAAACTCAAAAGCAGTGCCAGAGGACAACACCAAGATGGGGTTCTCAGAGGGACCTTGCCCTGAAGCCATGCCTCCTCCTATTAACCCCATCCTTGCTAGCCTGCAGCACAATAATATTCTGACTCCTACCCCGGCCAATACCAGCTCTGTGAAGCAAAAGGTCCTCAGTCCACCTCGACCAAAGGCAGATTTCAACCCAGCTGATTTTGAATGTGAAGAAGACCCGTTTGACAACCTGGAATTAAAAACTATCGATGATaaggaggaattaaaaaatatcctTGAAATTCATGTTGGTACTACTGGGCCAATTGTTGCCCAGCTGTTAGATAATACTTTGCCTAAAGGAGGGTCTGATTCTGTGTTGCAAGATGAGGAAGTTCTGGCATCCATAGAAAGGGCCACGTTGGACTTCAAACCCCTTCACAAACCCAATGGCTTTATCACTTTACCGCAGCTGGGAAACTGTGAAAAGATGTCCTTGTCTTCCAAAGTGTCCCTTTCTCCCATCACTTCAGTGAGCAATATCAAATCCCTGTCATTCCCTAAGCTTGACTGCGATGAGGGTGATCAGAAATCATCAAAGCTTACAAGCACTTTCCACAGCACTACCTGTCTCCGCAATGGCACTTTGCTTGGCTCTTTGCAGACCTGTGCGCAGAGCAAGGCCAGTGAACTGAATGGACACCATACGCTTGGTCTTTCTGCTCTAAATGAGGACAGTGGCAGGGAGACATTATCCCCTTCATCCAGGCTGTCTTCTCTGGCTGTTTCGACTGTTTGTACAGAAGAAGAATCATCTCAAAGCACATTGACTACG GTACACCCAGACTACCAGGAAACAGAAATCCCTGTG GTAACACACCAAAACTTTGCAGTGTCAAAAGTGCCCAATAGCAACAGCTGCACGAAGTGGCTGGGCAGTCtagcagctgagctgcagcagggcctgTCCCCCAGTGAGAGGCACTGTGTGGAGACAGTGGTCAACATGGGCTACTCACCTGAGAACGTCCTGAAAGCCATGAAGAAGAAGGGACAGAACATAGACCAG GTTTTGGATTACCTGTTTGCACATGGACAGCTTTGTGAGAAGGGCTTTGATCCACTTCTTGTTGAAGCAGCTTTGGAAATGCATCAGTGTTCAGAGGAGAAG ATCACAGAACTTCTCCAATTAATGAGTCAATTTAAAGAAATGGGCTTTGAAATAAAAGACATTAAGGAGGTCTTATTATTACACAACAATGACCAACACAATGCTCTGGAAGATCTAATGGCCCGTGCAGGAGCCAGCTGA